Proteins from a genomic interval of Desulfuromonas sp.:
- a CDS encoding HD family phosphohydrolase, with product MSDHRQQALLDFIRHLASAVTTASIYPLEHKQVGSLCAQALDSILTAIDKDSEISLKRVDDQMILGGKPLGGGMYPIRLASMLKHRGIGHLKISRFVEQQEILNLIAALSRKDKSEIHSTENVRLGKLELRYNPSEGAEAESTGNEGEAVKPDYADLSEEQLDRLMEIYEATKKQKKLHSVGISEIVSSFIASFTRESNPLLALAPLRQMDEYTFTHSINVCVLNLAQASALGIEGALLHDIGIAALLHDVGKIQVPTEILNKKEKLTDDDWKIIKNHPIEGAKFLINAPGVPRLAVVTAYEHHFRFDASGYPTRIGKREQNISSHMTALSDMFDAMLTHRPYSAASELSEVATTMKYMGGTQLHPLLTENFMKIIKKYYPDLDIA from the coding sequence ATGAGTGATCATCGACAGCAGGCCCTGCTCGATTTTATCCGACACCTTGCTTCGGCGGTGACGACAGCTTCTATCTACCCGCTCGAGCATAAACAGGTCGGGAGCCTCTGCGCCCAGGCTCTCGACAGCATCCTTACGGCGATCGACAAGGATTCCGAGATTTCGCTCAAACGGGTCGACGACCAGATGATTCTCGGCGGCAAACCGCTTGGCGGCGGGATGTATCCGATCCGGCTGGCCAGCATGCTCAAACACCGCGGTATCGGTCATCTCAAGATTTCCCGCTTTGTCGAGCAACAGGAGATTCTCAACCTGATTGCCGCCCTCTCCCGCAAGGACAAAAGCGAAATCCACTCAACCGAAAATGTCCGACTCGGCAAACTCGAACTGCGCTACAACCCGTCCGAGGGTGCTGAAGCCGAATCGACCGGTAATGAAGGAGAAGCCGTTAAACCCGACTACGCCGATCTCTCCGAGGAGCAGCTGGATCGGTTGATGGAAATCTATGAAGCGACCAAGAAACAGAAGAAGCTTCACTCCGTCGGAATTTCCGAAATCGTCTCTTCGTTCATCGCTTCGTTCACCCGGGAGTCGAACCCACTACTGGCCCTCGCCCCGTTACGCCAGATGGACGAATATACCTTCACCCACTCGATCAACGTCTGCGTCCTCAACCTGGCCCAGGCCTCGGCCCTCGGCATCGAAGGCGCCCTGCTGCACGATATCGGGATTGCGGCGCTATTGCATGACGTCGGTAAAATCCAGGTTCCCACCGAGATTCTCAACAAGAAAGAGAAACTCACCGATGACGACTGGAAAATCATCAAGAACCACCCGATTGAGGGAGCCAAGTTCCTGATTAATGCGCCAGGTGTCCCGCGCCTGGCGGTGGTCACTGCCTACGAACATCACTTTCGATTCGACGCCAGCGGCTATCCGACCCGGATCGGTAAACGTGAGCAGAATATCAGCAGCCACATGACAGCCCTCTCCGATATGTTTGATGCCATGTTGACGCATCGACCTTACTCGGCGGCCAGTGAACTCTCCGAGGTCGCAACGACGATGAAATACATGGGAGGGACCCAGCTCCACCCCCTGCTCACCGAGAACTTCATGAAAATAATAAAGAAGTACTATCCTGATCTCGATATCGCCTGA
- a CDS encoding Fis family transcriptional regulator, translated as MIEPAQLGSQVEKITRFGKENLDDILHLLGETILRITRQNRCRIYLEDLTLGRLTCEAAAGRYPDDLYDHSFPLNSENFLVSRAYLTQEEGMIADTRQLENETARKLARRFSVRASYLLPIRHLGRPIGVACIDSSRAGKLPNEKQRQNLHDFMEQVVESIDQARKYRQQLVLARRVDEAKKKEAAGHMVKAAVRLIDKLALASVLVPAPMESLHEGESLQILATYSQEKEARKLYEEDRLINLGPGRSLLSRFINKAGVIIDERMLEPLLIPELSAEPLQKQYLTKELGLKSLYVVPFYEEHSRRVTCLVNYYTRETYHFSEFEKGLLEAHAEMAQRVIQEIGVEHMEIQVLSDISDLLQERFTGLQPFLTRVLSKATELIGADTGSIAVIRESDGERQLMVEDSDGNLLGAKSKEWLKKYIPPLKLGGEELPPDQRSLSGYVAHIQQAIIINDTAEAKQENGYYREITDSIRSEIAVPVISEGETTAVICLDSLQRHYFSEEHKRILLIISRMIGRYLADLEHIEQLTSEVGLLRSDVGYRDPKISSYRLGNIIGNSAKALKVVDFITRTTPPLFNRIASWHGAKLEEATLGLPSILITGETGSGKEFVFNNIFSRLNEMYQARFGPDDQLPLQKSNIAAYSGDLTYSELFGHKRGAFTGAHTDRRGILEEAHGGVVFLDEIGDADPKTQVQLLRFLDNGGFVRLGENSTRYARVLLVAATNKNLPQLIRNGQFREDLYHRLSELSLNVPSLNQRREDIPDLAVHFLGRLYQIYRSDEDPADAVPTIENKAAELLARHQYSGNIRELRSILLRALFSRSGSVIRENDIREAIGTEATTNAADPDPVQELTEEAARELYASIINDGRDFWSAIYKPYTENRISREMVKKVVGMARSEGAGSMPKIAAMLKACDPKSSDPEQKKLFYKFKNFLYKTIHIS; from the coding sequence ATGATCGAACCGGCACAACTGGGCAGTCAGGTTGAAAAAATCACGCGCTTCGGCAAGGAGAACCTTGACGACATCCTGCATTTGCTCGGCGAAACGATCCTCCGTATCACCCGGCAAAACCGTTGCCGTATCTACCTTGAAGACCTCACCCTTGGCCGTCTGACCTGTGAAGCCGCCGCCGGCCGCTACCCTGACGATTTATATGACCATTCATTCCCGCTCAACTCGGAAAACTTCCTTGTTTCCCGGGCCTACCTTACCCAGGAAGAGGGGATGATCGCTGATACGCGACAACTTGAAAACGAAACAGCCCGCAAGCTGGCCAGAAGGTTTTCCGTCCGGGCCAGCTACCTGCTGCCGATCCGACACCTTGGCCGGCCGATCGGTGTCGCCTGTATCGACAGCAGCCGGGCCGGCAAGCTGCCGAACGAAAAACAGCGGCAGAATCTCCACGATTTTATGGAGCAGGTCGTCGAAAGCATCGATCAGGCGAGAAAATACCGGCAGCAACTGGTCCTGGCGCGACGTGTCGATGAAGCCAAAAAGAAAGAAGCGGCCGGGCATATGGTCAAGGCAGCGGTTAGACTGATCGATAAACTGGCCCTCGCTTCGGTGCTGGTTCCGGCCCCAATGGAGAGCCTGCACGAAGGCGAAAGTCTGCAGATCCTGGCGACCTATTCCCAAGAGAAAGAGGCCAGGAAGCTTTACGAGGAGGATCGCCTGATCAATCTCGGCCCCGGGCGTTCACTCCTGTCCCGCTTCATCAACAAGGCAGGGGTCATCATCGATGAGCGGATGCTCGAGCCACTCCTGATCCCTGAATTGTCAGCCGAACCGCTGCAGAAACAGTATCTGACCAAAGAACTTGGATTGAAATCATTGTATGTCGTTCCATTCTACGAAGAGCATTCAAGGCGCGTCACCTGCCTGGTCAACTATTACACCCGGGAAACCTACCACTTCAGCGAATTCGAAAAAGGGCTGCTCGAGGCCCACGCCGAAATGGCGCAACGGGTCATCCAGGAAATCGGTGTCGAGCATATGGAAATCCAGGTTCTTTCGGATATCAGCGACCTGCTCCAGGAACGCTTCACCGGATTACAGCCGTTTCTGACCCGGGTTCTTTCGAAAGCAACCGAACTGATTGGCGCCGACACCGGCAGCATTGCGGTGATCCGGGAGAGCGACGGCGAGCGCCAGTTGATGGTCGAGGACAGCGACGGAAACCTGCTTGGCGCAAAAAGCAAGGAGTGGCTGAAAAAGTATATTCCGCCGCTGAAACTCGGCGGCGAAGAGCTCCCTCCCGACCAGCGCAGCCTGTCGGGATATGTCGCCCACATTCAACAAGCGATTATTATTAACGATACGGCTGAGGCAAAACAGGAAAACGGTTACTATCGCGAGATTACCGACTCCATCCGGAGTGAGATCGCCGTTCCGGTGATCAGCGAGGGCGAAACAACGGCCGTGATCTGTCTCGACTCTTTACAGCGCCACTATTTCTCCGAGGAGCACAAGCGGATCCTGCTGATCATCAGCCGGATGATCGGCCGCTATCTGGCCGATCTTGAGCATATCGAGCAACTGACCTCGGAGGTCGGCCTGCTCCGCAGCGATGTTGGCTACCGTGACCCGAAAATTTCCTCTTACCGGCTGGGAAACATCATCGGCAACTCTGCCAAGGCGCTCAAAGTCGTCGATTTCATTACCCGAACGACGCCACCGCTGTTCAATCGGATCGCCAGCTGGCACGGCGCCAAGCTTGAAGAGGCGACGCTCGGGCTCCCGTCAATCCTGATTACCGGCGAAACCGGCAGCGGCAAGGAATTTGTTTTCAATAATATTTTCTCGCGGCTTAATGAAATGTATCAGGCCCGGTTCGGTCCCGACGACCAGCTGCCGCTCCAGAAATCGAATATCGCTGCCTACAGCGGCGACCTGACATACTCGGAGCTCTTTGGCCATAAACGGGGTGCGTTTACCGGCGCTCATACCGATCGTCGCGGCATCCTCGAAGAAGCCCATGGCGGCGTCGTATTCCTGGACGAAATCGGTGACGCCGACCCGAAAACCCAGGTCCAGCTGCTGCGTTTTCTTGACAACGGCGGTTTTGTCAGACTCGGTGAGAACAGCACCCGTTACGCCCGGGTACTACTGGTTGCCGCGACCAACAAGAACCTGCCACAACTGATCCGGAATGGCCAGTTCCGTGAAGACCTGTATCACCGACTGTCGGAACTCTCCCTCAACGTCCCTTCGCTCAACCAGCGCCGCGAAGATATTCCCGACCTGGCCGTCCATTTCCTCGGGCGTCTCTACCAGATCTACCGATCTGACGAGGACCCGGCTGACGCTGTCCCGACCATTGAGAACAAGGCAGCAGAGCTGCTGGCCCGCCACCAGTACAGCGGCAATATCAGGGAACTGCGCAGCATCCTGCTGCGGGCCCTTTTTTCCCGGAGCGGTTCAGTGATTCGCGAGAACGATATCCGCGAAGCGATCGGAACCGAGGCCACGACAAACGCGGCAGACCCGGATCCGGTGCAGGAGCTGACCGAGGAGGCGGCCCGGGAACTCTATGCTTCGATCATCAACGACGGGAGAGACTTCTGGAGCGCGATTTACAAGCCATACACGGAAAACCGCATCAGTCGGGAAATGGTCAAGAAAGTGGTCGGCATGGCTCGCAGCGAGGGTGCCGGCAGCATGCCGAAAATAGCCGCCATGCTTAAAGCTTGCGACCCGAAAAGCAGCGACCCGGAGCAGAAGAAACTCTTCTACAAATTCAAAAACTTCCTCTACAAAACGATCCACATCAGCTGA